A window of Zingiber officinale cultivar Zhangliang chromosome 5A, Zo_v1.1, whole genome shotgun sequence contains these coding sequences:
- the LOC121980583 gene encoding uncharacterized protein LOC121980583 isoform X4, whose protein sequence is MHVRRIYIPTNHRGAERLPPDIIVSKSDLYPRRLWGNPSEDLQIQQKFLVTFTVGYDQKKNIDAAIKKFSENFTIMLFHYDGRTSEWDEFEWSKKAIHVSGRKQTKWWFAKRFLHPDIVAPYDYIFIWDEDLGVEHFNAEEYIKLVKKHGLEISQPGLEANEHLTWKMTQRRRNKEVHKESEEKSGWCPDPHLPPCAAFIEIMAPVFSREAWRCAWHMIQNDLVHGWGLDFALRRCVEFAHERIGIVDAQWIVHQGVPTLGNQGLAQNGKSPRKAVEDRCREEWRMFQDRMASAEKAYFETHAKP, encoded by the exons ATCTACATTCCTACAAATCATCGTGGTGCAGAAAGACTTCCACCAGACATAATAGTATCCAAGTCAGATCTCTATCCACGAAGGTTATGGGGCAATCCAAGTGAG GATTTGCAGATCCAACAGAAGTTCCTTGTGACTTTCACAGTTGGATAtgaccaaaaaaaaaatattgatgcgGCTATTAAAAAG TTCTCCGAGAATTTTACAATCATGTTGTTCCATTATGACGGTCGGACAAGCGAGTGGGATGAATTTGAGTGGTCAAAGAAGGCAATTCATGTCAGTGGAAGAAAACAAACTAAATG gTGGTTTGCGAAGCGCTTTCTACACCCTGATATCGTGGCCCCATATGACTACATATTCATTTGGGACGAAGATCTTGGAGTCGAGCATTTTAATGCCGAAGA ATACATTAAGTTGGTAAAGAAACACGGCCTAGAAATTTCACAGCCTGGCTTGGAGGCAAACGAACATTTAACATGGAAAATGACACAGAGGAGAAGGAACAAAGAAGTCCACAA GGAAAGTGAGGAGAAAAGTGGATGGTGTCCTGACCCTCATCTTCCTCCATGTGCTGC GTTTATTGAGATAATGGCGCCTGTTTTTTCCCGAGAGGCCTGGCGTTGCGCATGGCACATGATTCAG AATGATCTGGTTCATGGATGGGGTCTTGATTTTGCACTTCGAAGATGCGTGGAG TTTGCTCATGAACGTATCGGCATAGTTGATGCACAATGGATTGTTCATCAAGGTGTTCCTACACTTGGAAATCAG GGCTTGGCACAGAATGGAAAATCGCCACGGAAAGCG GTGGAAGATCGGTGCAGAGAGGAATGGAGAATGTTCCAAGATCGAATGGCAAGTGCAGAGAAGGCATATTTCGAAACCCATGCAAAGCCGTAG
- the LOC121980583 gene encoding uncharacterized protein LOC121980583 isoform X3 — protein sequence MHVRRVSKLKRLIKIYIPTNHRGAERLPPDIIVSKSDLYPRRLWGNPSEDLQIQQKFLVTFTVGYDQKKNIDAAIKKFSENFTIMLFHYDGRTSEWDEFEWSKKAIHVSGRKQTKWWFAKRFLHPDIVAPYDYIFIWDEDLGVEHFNAEEYIKLVKKHGLEISQPGLEANEHLTWKMTQRRRNKEVHKESEEKSGWCPDPHLPPCAAFIEIMAPVFSREAWRCAWHMIQNDLVHGWGLDFALRRCVEFAHERIGIVDAQWIVHQGVPTLGNQGLAQNGKSPRKAVEDRCREEWRMFQDRMASAEKAYFETHAKP from the exons ATCTACATTCCTACAAATCATCGTGGTGCAGAAAGACTTCCACCAGACATAATAGTATCCAAGTCAGATCTCTATCCACGAAGGTTATGGGGCAATCCAAGTGAG GATTTGCAGATCCAACAGAAGTTCCTTGTGACTTTCACAGTTGGATAtgaccaaaaaaaaaatattgatgcgGCTATTAAAAAG TTCTCCGAGAATTTTACAATCATGTTGTTCCATTATGACGGTCGGACAAGCGAGTGGGATGAATTTGAGTGGTCAAAGAAGGCAATTCATGTCAGTGGAAGAAAACAAACTAAATG gTGGTTTGCGAAGCGCTTTCTACACCCTGATATCGTGGCCCCATATGACTACATATTCATTTGGGACGAAGATCTTGGAGTCGAGCATTTTAATGCCGAAGA ATACATTAAGTTGGTAAAGAAACACGGCCTAGAAATTTCACAGCCTGGCTTGGAGGCAAACGAACATTTAACATGGAAAATGACACAGAGGAGAAGGAACAAAGAAGTCCACAA GGAAAGTGAGGAGAAAAGTGGATGGTGTCCTGACCCTCATCTTCCTCCATGTGCTGC GTTTATTGAGATAATGGCGCCTGTTTTTTCCCGAGAGGCCTGGCGTTGCGCATGGCACATGATTCAG AATGATCTGGTTCATGGATGGGGTCTTGATTTTGCACTTCGAAGATGCGTGGAG TTTGCTCATGAACGTATCGGCATAGTTGATGCACAATGGATTGTTCATCAAGGTGTTCCTACACTTGGAAATCAG GGCTTGGCACAGAATGGAAAATCGCCACGGAAAGCG GTGGAAGATCGGTGCAGAGAGGAATGGAGAATGTTCCAAGATCGAATGGCAAGTGCAGAGAAGGCATATTTCGAAACCCATGCAAAGCCGTAG